One region of Fragaria vesca subsp. vesca linkage group LG4, FraVesHawaii_1.0, whole genome shotgun sequence genomic DNA includes:
- the LOC101300719 gene encoding uncharacterized protein LOC101300719, whose protein sequence is MESACSVNAIRFKTKGFFYQGERKVKFLEFRIPKDPAVQKRARKNMRDLKSWAAKLAEGNYRMLVGIAATIPPDAPKLEWLEPNLEGVRTGTVTPETIRDDLYNSVLEII, encoded by the exons ATGGAATCTGCTTGTTCTGTAAATGCAATTAGATTCAAGACAAAAGGATTTTTCTACCAAGGAGAACGTAAAGTGAAATTTTTGGAATTCAGGATACCCAAGGAT CCTGCGGTGCAGAAGAGAGCTCGGAAGAACATGCGGGATTTAAAATC ATGGGCAGCTAAGTTGGCTGAAGGTAATTATAGAATGTTGGTGGGCATAGCAGCAACAATTCCACCGGATGCACCAAAGTTAGAATGGTTGGAGCCAAACTTAGAGGGTGTAAGAACTGGTACTGTTACACCCGAGACTATCAGGGATGATCTTTATAATTCTGTCCTAGAG ATTATCTGA
- the LOC101301100 gene encoding NAC transcription factor 29-like, giving the protein MEANSSSGLPPGFRFHPTDEELIVYYLKNQAISKPCPVSIIPEVDIYKFDPWQLPEKAEFGENEWYFFSPRDRKYPNGVRPNRATVSGYWKATGTDKAIHSASKYVGVKKALVFYKGRPPKGIKTDWIMHEYRLSDSKRQATKQLGSMRLDDWVLCRIYKKRHVNKAYMDPKLEDSSPQMDHFTAANDVKEEHGVNFPRNFSISSFLDMDYLGPISQLLNENPTYDFQNMLASNAGLNGQTFQYGDQIPYQSADSGKFQLMNQSNSTFNQPLFVNPAYNNNNMNGLNH; this is encoded by the exons ATGGAAGCCAATAGTAGCTCTGGACTTCCTCCTGGTTTTAGGTTCCACCCAACTGATGAGGAACTCATTGTGTACTACCTCAAAAACCAAGCCATTTCTAAGCCGTGCCCTGTCTCCATCATCCCAGAAGTCGATATCTACAAGTTTGATCCCTGGCAATTGCCTG AGAAAGCAGAGTTTGGAGAGAACGAATGGTACTTCTTCAGCCCCCGGGACCGGAAGTACCCGAACGGAGTCCGCCCAAATCGCGCCACCGTGTCGGGTTATTGGAAGGCCACCGGCACAGACAAGGCAATTCACAGTGCGTCTAAGTATGTGGGGGTGAAGAAGGCTCTTGTTTTCTACAAGGGTAGACCACCAAAGGGGATCAAGACAGATTGGATTATGCACGAGTATCGGTTAAGCGACTCGAAAAGACAAGCCACCAAGCAACTTGGATCCATGAGA CTGGATGATTGGGTCCTGTGTAGGATCTATAAGAAGAGGCATGTCAACAAGGCTTATATGGACCCAAAACTTGAAGATTCAAGTCCCCAAATGGATCATTTTACAGCTGCTAATGATGTCAAAGAGGAACACGGGGTGAATTTCCCAAGGAATTTTTCCATTAGTAGCTTTCTGGACATGGATTACTTGGGACCAATTTCCCAGCTTTTGAATGAAAATCCGACCTATGATTTCCAGAACATGCTGGCTAGCAATGCAGGACTAAATGGCCAGACGTTCCAGTATGGTGATCAAATCCCATACCAAAGCGCAGACTCGGGGAAGTTCCAATTGATGAATCAGAGTAATAGCACCTTTAACCAACCATTATTTGTGAATCCAGCGTACAACAACAACAACATGAATGGTTTGAACCACTAA
- the LOC101301582 gene encoding psbQ-like protein 1, chloroplastic-like: MSSFTNATTTAVLLHARITKPRNTFRGSVIRASFTGEEDGTSRRKVVTTFLATTLGMGVVQHGIATPLGLAQNWGTRSFIRERFFEPGLSPEDAVLRIRQTAEGLHSIRDMLEAMAWRYLLFYVRLKSAYLSQDLKNAMTLVPEVNRKDYAKTANELVDNMKELDYYIRTPKVYESYLYYEKTLKSIDDLVLLLA, encoded by the exons ATGAGCAGCTTCACTAACGCCACCACCACCGCCGTCCTCCTTCATGCCCGTATTACCAAGCCTCGGAACACTTTCCGGGGCTCTGTAATCCGAGCATCGTTTACGGGGGAGGAAGACGGGACGAGTCGTAGAAAAGTTGTGACAACATTTTTGGCTACAACACTAGGGATGGGGGTGGTTCAGCATGGCATTGCTACTCCGCTTGGACTAGCTCAGAACTGGGGGACTCGTTCATTTATAAGGGAACGTTTCTTTGAGCCTGGATTGTCTCCAGAAGATGCAGTGCTTAGGATTAGGCAAACTGCTGAAGGGTTACATAGTATTAGGGACATGTTGGAGGCCATGGCTTGGAGGTACCTCCTCTTTTACGTTCGCCTGAAGTCGGCATATCTTTCTCAAGATTTGAAGAATGCAATGACTTTGGTGCCGGAAGTTAACCGAAAAGACTATGCCAAGACGGCCAATGAGTTGGTGGATAACATGAAAGAG TTGGATTATTATATCCGGACGCCAAAGGTGTATGAATCGTACCTATATTACGAGAAGACATTGAAATCAATAGATGATCTGGTGTTGTTGCTGGCCTAG
- the LOC101301384 gene encoding uncharacterized endoplasmic reticulum membrane protein C16E8.02-like, which yields MGKTGLFDLEKHFAFYGAYHSNPINIAIHMIFVWPIFFTALLILYFTPSIFNVELSLFGSSHVVLAFNVGFLLTLIYSLFYFFLDAKAGSLAALLCFICWVGSSFLACRLGFSLAWKVVLVAQIVCWTGQFIGHGVFEKRAPALLDNLAQAFIMAPFFVLLEALQSFFDYEPYPGFHAIVQAKVDAEITDWKDKKQRLVS from the exons ATGGGGAAGACTGGATTGTTCGACCTTGAGAAGCACTTCGCTTTCTATGGAGCTTATCACAGCAATCCGATCAACATAGCGATACATATGATCTTCGTCTGGCCCATCTTTTTCACAGCTCTGTTGATCCTCTATTTCACGCCGTCGATTTTCAACGTGGAGCTTTCACTGTTTGGGAGCAGCCATGTCGTTCTGGCTTTCAACGTCGGCTTCTTGCTGACTTTGATCTATTCGCTGTTCTACTTCTTCCTTGATGCTAAAGCTGGTTCCTTGGCTGCTCTGCTTTGCTTCATTTGCTGGGTCGGCAGTAGCTTCCTTGCGTGTCGACTCGGGTTTTCGCTTGCTTGGAAG GTTGTTCTGGTGGCTCAGATAGTGTGTTGGACTGGACAGTTTATTGGCCATGGGGTCTTTGAG AAAAGGGCACCGGCTTTGTTGGACAACCTTGCGCAGGCGTTTATAATGGCTCCTTTCTTTGTTTTGTTAGAG GCTCTGCAAAGCTTCTTTGATTATGAACCGTATCCGGGGTTTCATGCAATAGTTCAGGCGAAAGTTGATGCTGAAATTACTGACTGGAAAGATAAGAAGCAGAGACTGGTATCATAG
- the LOC101301291 gene encoding cytochrome P450 704C1-like, with amino-acid sequence MGTQEIDVLEDYSEDGCSKGWLMLACMVLSWIVIHRWSQRNRKGPKTWPLVGAAIEQLVNYHRMHDWLVKYLSESNSVVVPMPFTTYTYIADPANVEHVLKTNFANYPKGEVYQSYMQVLLGDGIFNSDGEHWRKQRKTASFEFASKNLRDFSTVVFRDYSLKLHSILSRASFQGLQVDIQELLMRMTLDSICKVGFGVEIGTLAPNLPDNKFAQAFDTANIIVTYRFIDPLWKIKKFLNLGTEALLDKSMKTIDDFTYSVIRKRKSEIKEAQQSADKNLMKHDILSRFIELGEDPESNLTDKSLRDIVLNFVIAGRDTTATTLSWAIYMIMTHPEVAEKLHMELKTLEEALAREEKVPLLQYDKEDLESFNQRVKQFAGLLSYDSLGRLYYLHAVITETLRLYPAVPQDPKGILEDDILPDGTKVKAGGMVTYVPYSMGRMEYNWGADAASFKPERWLKDGSFLNASPFKFTAFQAGPRICLGKDSAYLQMKMVLAILCRFFTFTLVPGHPIEYRMMTILSMKHGLKINVARRSSDA; translated from the exons ATGGGAACTCAAGAGATTGATGTTTTAGAGGATTATTCAGAGGATGGATGCAGCAAGGGATGGTTGATGCTAGCTTGCATGGTTCTTTCATGGATTGTTATTCACAGATGGAGCCAGAGGAATAGAAAAGGCCCCAAAACATGGCCACTAGTAGGAGCAGCAATTGAACAACTAGTTAACTATCACAGGATGCATGATTGGCTTGTCAAGTACCTGTCTGAGTCAAACTCTGTTGTGGTGCCAATGCCGTTCACAACCTACACTTACATTGCAGATCCAGCTAATGTAGAACATGTCCTCAAGACCAACTTTGCCAATTACCCCAAG GGTGAAGTGTACCAATCATACATGCAAGTCCTGCTTGGAGATGGAATCTTCAATTCAGATGGAGAGCACTGGAGGAAACAGAGAAAGACTGCAAGTTTCGAATTTGCATCGAAGAATTTGAGGGACTTCAGTACTGTTGTATTCAGGGATTACAGCTTGAAGCTCCATAGCATTCTGAGTCGAGCATCTTTTCAAGGCCTACAAGTAGATATACAG GAATTGCTTATGAGGATGACTCTGGACTCCATATGTAAGGTGGGATTTGGTGTAGAGATTGGAACCCTGGCTCCAAACCTACCAGATAATAAATTTGCACAGGCCTTTGACACTGCAAATATCATCGTCACATATCGATTCATTGATCCACTATGGAAGATAAAGAAATTCTTGAATCTGGGAACAGAAGCTTTACTTGACAAGAGCATGAAAACCATTGACGATTTTACATATTCTGTAATTCGGAAAAGGAAATCAGAGATAAAAGAAGCGCAACAGAGTGCAGATAAGAACCTG ATGAAGCATGATATACTGTCAAGATTCATCGAACTAGGTGAAGATCCAGAAAGCAACCTAACTGACAAAAGCCTCAGGGATATTGTCCTCAACTTCGTGATAGCTGGTCGGGACACAACAGCAACCACTCTCTCATGGGCGATTTACATGATAATGACCCATCCTGAGGTAGCTGAGAAGCTACATATGGAGCTGAAGACTCTCGAAGAAGCTTTGGCACGAGAAGAGAAAGTTCCATTGCTCCAATATGACAAAGAGGACCTTGAATCATTCAATCAAAGAGTGAAACAATTTGCAGGACTCTTGAGTTATGATTCACTGGGAAGACTATACTATTTACATGCGGTCATTACAGAGACACTCCGTCTATACCCTGCAGTTCCTCAG GACCCTAAAGGCATATTGGAAGATGATATTCTACCAGATGGAACAAAAGTCAAAGCAGGAGGAATGGTGACCTATGTTCCCTATTCGATGGGTAGAATGGAGTACAATTGGGGTGCTGATGCAGCTTCATTTAAGCCAGAGAGATGGCTGAAAGACGGTTCCTTCCTAAATGCATCGCCATTTAAGTTCACCGCATTTCAG GCAGGACCAAGAATATGCCTAGGGAAGGACTCTGCATACCTTCAAATGAAGATGGTGCTGGCCATTCTGTGCAGATTTTTCACATTCACTCTGGTCCCTGGTCATCCCATTGAGTATAGGATGATGACAATTTTATCAATGAAGCACGGTTTGAAGATTAACGTAGCCAGACGTTCATCAGATGCATGA
- the LOC101300815 gene encoding uncharacterized protein LOC101300815, with translation MYTSRGNNAYGQQSYAGQSAYGQNLGPGYPANSVGGPDGNVQLPMVARHSAMLGGSEEVDANAYRPLPAAAAHYGGQYSSLYGSAALSTAPQAPPIGAKGSGPSVLESRGVFASAKQDSPKFSSGEYIPASSHAQLYGEKGPDYPTIDRRQYGRQSGYMGRDLQSDPTGRFADSVGFGPQHQAEIYDRIDKAVLLRQEQLLKAHSLQSASLEGSARQADYLAARGASSRHPTQELTSFGGRMDGDPRNLSMLTGSSYGEQPAPSILGAAPRRNADDLLYSQNPSNPGYGVSLPPGRDYGSGKGLHVSSLEPDYPISLSHGGHPRIDERKDDRASYLQEFELREEARRRDRLRERERDREREKEWDRERERERERERERERSILERRLKDRERERKRAIDTRRERTPPRVSRDRRAASLVKEGRSLRRDSPHLEAPHRRHSPVKDKRREYVCKVYSNSLIDVERDYLSMDKRYPRLFIPSEFCKAVVSWPRENLQLSIRTPVSFEHDFVEEEGAAVMKEPTATILAEEPAKSGGGNIVWNVRIILMSGISKNALEELSSERSHDDRIPHICNIIRFAILKKDRSFLTIGGPWNPTDGGDPSVDDSSLIHTAIRYGKDVAKLDLQNCKNWNRFLEIHYDRIGKDGFFSHKEITVIFVPDLSECLPSLDAWRDQWLAHKKAVAERERQLSLRKERLRDKEVLKDKEIESSKQKRTDKEVKTKESASTGEAKEVKNKEQDGNSPNGSTSEGKNDMNDKKHDTKDDSGGSETGKNEEKKEQVEAAEIQTPGSAKSGKKKIVRRVVKQKVVGKSASDSTTKEPDNVGEKDNTEGEKENPEAPGEDDSSPDPAGVKTFKRKRIVKKVSVAKAAQNEDNTNTEVKVGQETGCSEEKAEPSSGPAVQDTNAKTVVKKKIIKKVAKRKVAGAELSKGVDVDQKNVVGNETESTQKTTAVVEKPAAKGSKTEVPDKQKDVVSSTKADSKDVKEDKKDEKRAGDKSGSVTKAERSKSKDAEKSKDEKEKRDGKDESRAKLTREGKETRKPEEPPRHPGFILQTKLSKDSKLRSSSLSLDLLLDYTDKDIEESTFELSVFAETFYEMLQHQMGCRLLIFLQKLRIKFVTKRNQRKRQREEENVKKANAENSPAKRLKTDELPVKDQPAKSSETLGASQPDIVKQEEEKAITISKESSSVDHVDEVKMEHATDDDEDPEEDPEEDPEEYEPMEDGSPPHDSNEIIEKEGKSNVNAVSGNEKDEVNVKEEKDVKAEETEAKPEADMCIKKEEKVDTHKKETPGAKEVVDKELLQAFRFFDRNQVGHIRVEDMRLIIHNLGKFLSHRDVKELVQSALIESNTARDDRILYKKLVRMTDI, from the exons ATGTATACGTCCAGAGGGAACAATGCCTATGGACAACAGTCATATGCTGGGCAATCTGCATATGGCCAAAAT TTGGGACCGGGTTATCCTGCAAATTCAGTCGGAGGGCCTGATGGGAATGTGCAGCTTCCCATGGTTGCGCGGCATTCAGCAATGTTAGGGGGTTCAGAGGAAGTAGATGCCAATGCGTACAGACCACTTCCTGCAGCTGCTGCTCATTATGGGGGACAGTATAGCTCTCTCTATGGTTCAGCTGCTTTGAGCACTGCACCTCAG GCTCCTCCCATTGGTGCAAAAGGTTCAGGACCATCGGTCTTGGAAAGTCGTGGTGTCTTTGCTTCGGCTAAGCAAGATTCGCCAAAATTTTCATCCGGGGAGTATATCCCAGCTTCAAGTCATGCACAACTGTATGGCGAGAAGGGTCCTGATTATCCAACTATTGACAGAAGGCAGTATGGTCGTCAGAGTGGTTATATGGGAAGGGACTTGCAAAGTGACCCAACTGGTCGATTTGCCGATTCTGTTGGTTTCGGTCCTCAGCATCAG GCTGAGATTTATGATCGCATTGATAAGGCGGTGCTGCTTCGGCAAGAACAGTTGCTGAAAGCTCATTCTCTGCAATCTGCTTCTCTTGAAGGGAGTGCAAG ACAAGCTGATTATCTTGCAGCAAGGGGTGCCTCTAGTCGTCATCCCACTCAAGAACTTACTTCTTTTGGAGGAAGAATGGACGGTGATCCTCGCAATTTATCGATGCTTACTGGTTCTTCATATGGCGAACAACCTGCTCCATCAATATTAGGGGCAGCTCCACGGAGAAATGCAGATGACCTCTTATATTCACAAAATCCTTCGAATCCTGGTTATGGAGTCAGCCTTCCTCCTGGGAGGGATTACGGCAGCGGAAAAGGGCTCCATGTCTCATCACTTGAGCCAGATTATCCAATTAGTTTGTCTCATGGTGGTCATCCGAGGATCGATGAACGCAAGGATGACAGAGCTAGCTATCTTCAAGAATTTGAACTAAGGGAGGAGGCACGGCGTCGAGATCGTTTACGTGAGAGAGAGAGGGATAGAGAAAGGGAGAAGGAATGGGACCGTGAACGTGAACGCGAGCGAGAACGAGAAAGAGAGCGTGAAAGAAGCATTTTGGAGCGGCGATTGAAGGACAGAGAGCGAGAACGCAAGCGTGCAATTGACACCAGGAGGGAACGAACTCCACCGAGAGTCTCTAGGGATCGTCGCGCTGCGTCTTTGGTGAAGGAGGGGAGATCTTTACGACGGGATTCCCCACATCTTGAAGCTCCGCATAG GCGTCATTCACCTGTTAAAGATAAACGGAGAGAGTATGTCTGCAAG GTTTACTCAAACAGTCTGATAGATGTAGAAAGGGATTATCTTTCGATGGATAAACGATATCCCAGGCTCTTTATACCATCTGAATTCTGCAAG GCTGTTGTAAGCTGGCCAAGGGAGAACCTTCAACTTTCTATCCGGACTCCTGTCAG TTTTGAGCATGATTTCGTGGAAGAAGAGGGTGCAGCTGTTATGAAAGAGCCAACAGCTACAATATTGGCTGAAGAACCTGCAAAATCAGGAGGTGGAAATATTGTGTGGAATGTGAGG ATTATCTTGATGAGTGGGATAAGCAAGAATGCTTTGGAGGAGCTATCATCTGAAAGAAGTCATGATGATCGCATACCCCATATCTGCAATATCATTAGGTTTGCCATTCTTAAAAAGGACCGCTCATTCTTGACAATTGGTGGTCCATGGAATCCCACCGATGGTGGTGATCCGTCAGTTGATGATAGCTCTTTAATTCATACTGCAATAAG ATATGGGAAGGATGTTGCAAAACTTGATCTGCAGAACTGCAAGAACTGGAATCGTTTTCTTGAG ATACACTATGATAGAATTGGGAAAGATGGATTCTTTAGCCATAAAGAGATAACTGTCATATTTGTCCCAGATTTGTCTGAGTGTCTCCCTTCATTGGATGCATGGCGAGACCAATGGCTTGCACACAAGAAAGCTGTTGCAGAAAGAGAGCGTCAGCTTTCTCTGAGAAAAGAG AGACTGAGGGACAAGGAAGTGCTCAAAG ATAAGGAAATTGAATCATCAAAACAAAAAAGAACAGACAAAGAAGTAAAAACTAAAGAGTCTGCATCCACTGGAGAAGCAAAAGAAGTTAAGAACAAGGAACAAGATGGCAATAGTCCAAATGGGAGTACATCTGAAGGAAAGAATGATATGAACGATAAGAAGCATGATACAAAAGATGACAGCGGAGGCAGCGAGACAGGCAAGAATGAGGAGAAAAAGGAACAGGTAGAAGCTGCTGAAATTCAGACACCTGGAAGTGCGAAGTCTGGGAAGAAGAAGATTGTAAGAAGGGTTGTCAAACAGAAGGTTGTAGGTAAATCAGCCAGTGATAGTACAACCAAGGAACCTGACAATGTGGGTGAGAAGGATAACACTGAAGGGGAAAAAGAAAATCCCGAGGCTCCTGGTGAAGATGATTCTTCACCTGATCCTGCTGGGGTCAAAACCTTTAAGAGAAAAAGAATTGTTAAGAAGGTTTCAGTTGCGAAGGCTGCTCAGAATGAAGATAATACAAACACAGAGGTGAAAGTTGGGCAGGAAACTGGCTGCTCTGAGGAGAAAGCTGAACCAAGCAGTGGTCCAGCTGTGCAAGATACTAATGCAAAAACAGTAGTCAAGAAGAAAATAATTAAGAAGGTTGCTAAAAGAAAGGTTGCTGGTGCGGAACTGAGCAAAGGGGTTGATGTTGATCAGAAAAATGTCGTTGGAAATGAAACAGAAAGTACACAGAAAACAACAGCAGTTGTGGAAAAGCCAGCAGCAAAGGGCTCAAAAACAGAAGTACCTGACAAGCAAAAAGATGTTGTCAGTTCAACTAAAGCAGATTCAAAAGATGTTAAGGAGGATAAGAAAGATGAGAAGCGAGCTGGTGACAAAAGTGGTTCTGTTACTAAAGCAGAGAGGAGCAAATCAAAAGATGCTGAAAAATCCAAAGATGAGAAGGAAAAGAGAGATGGAAAAGATGAGTCTAGGGCCAAATTAACTAGAGAAGGGAAAGAAACGAGAAAGCCTGAAGAACCACCTCGACACCCTGGATTCATTCTACAAACAAAATTGAGCAAGGACTCCAAA CTGCGTTCATCATCACTTTCACTTGATTTACTATTGGACTATACTGACAAGGATATTGAAGAATCAACATTTGAG CTTTCTGTATTTGCTGAAACATTCTATGAGATGCTCCAGCATCAGATGGGATGTCGTCTTTTAATATTTCTCCAG AAACTGCGAATAAAGTTTGTGACAAAAAGAAACCAACGTAAGAGGCAACGAGAAGAAGAAAATGTTAAGAAAGCGAATGCTGAGAACTCACCAGCAAAGCGCCTGAAGACGGATGAGCTCCCTGTGAAAGATCAGCCTGCTAAATCATCTGAAACATTGGGTGCATCTCAGCCTGATATCGTGAAGCAAGAGGAAGAAAAAGCTATAACTATTTCCAAGGAGAGTAGTTCTGTTGACCATGTTGATGAGGTGAAAATGGAGCATGCAACAGATGATGATGAAGATCCAGAAGAAGATCCTGAGGAAGATCCTGAAGAATATGAACCAATGGAGGATGGAAGTCCTCCTCATGACTCCAATGAGATTATCGAGAAAGAAGGCAAAAGCAATGTGAATGCTGTGTCTGGAAATGAGAAAGATGAAGTCAATGTTAAAGAAGAAAAGGACGTGAAGGCTGAAGAAACGGAGGCCAAACCAGAAGCAGATATGTGTATCAAGAAAGAGGAGAAAGTTGATACACACAAGAAAGAAACTCCCGGGGCAAAGGAGGTTGTTGACAAGGAACTACTGCAG GCTTTTAGGTTCTTTGACAGGAATCAAGTCGGCCACATTAGG GTTGAAGATATGAGATTGATAATCCATAACTTGGGCAAGTTCCTCTCGCACAGGGATGTCAAG GAGCTTGTGCAGAGTGCATTAATAGAGAGCAACACAGCTAGGGATGACCGCATTCTTTACAAAAAGCTGGTGCGGATGACTGACATTTGA
- the LOC101301002 gene encoding uncharacterized protein LOC101301002, which yields MAEELMQQLRSKATELLLREEWSDSIQVYSQFIDLCQHQTPITPKLHKSLCLALSNRAEARSRLRDYANALKDCDEALKIESAHFKTLVCKGKILLNLNRYSMALSCFRAAQLDPQANGSSVGLNEYLQKCKKLELMSKTGVYDLSEWVVSGFRAKPPEPAEYIGAVEIRRSGIRGRGLFATKNIEAGSLVLISKAVATERGILPGHDLDENAQLVMWKTFTEKVLDSVAKCSRTCGLISTLSSGEDEDELEVPEINVFRPVSEEFGNSSEKKVDVSRILSILDVNSIVEDSISSKVLGKNSDYYGVGLWMLASFINHSCVPNARRLHVGDYVVVHASRDVKAGEELTFAYFDVLNPLEKRNEMSKTWGFGCSCRRCKFEAEVCLRQEGIGEIEMGFERGMDAAAAVYRLEEGMRKWKVKEKEKGYLRASFWAAYGSEKLMRSWGRRIPTMESVVDSIVEAVGSDERVLKMVVEKLKKGNGGSSVVEIERALKLGRGVYGKVMKKQAMKSLLGLGILEPSY from the coding sequence ATGGCAGAAGAGCTAATGCAGCAGCTGAGATCCAAAGCCACAGAGCTCTTGCTCAGAGAAGAATGGAGCGACTCCATACAGGTATACTCTCAGTTCATCGATCTCTGCCAACACCAAACCCCAATCACCCCAAAGCTCCACAAGTCTCTCTGCCTGGCCCTATCCAACAGAGCCGAAGCGCGATCCAGGCTCCGAGACTATGCAAACGCCTTGAAGGATTGTGATGAGGCACTGAAGATTGAGAGCGCCCATTTCAAGACTCTGGTCTGCAAAGGTAAGATTCTGCTGAATCTGAACAGGTACTCCATGGCATTGAGTTGCTTCAGAGCTGCTCAGCTTGATCCTCAGGCTAATGGGAGCTCTGTTGGGCTTAATGAGTACTTGCAGAAATGCAAGAAGCTCGAATTGATGTCGAAAACAGGAGTTTATGATCTCTCGGAGTGGGTGGTCAGTGGGTTTCGGGCTAAGCCACCGGAGCCGGCTGAGTACATTGGGGCAGTGGAGATTAGGAGATCGGGGATTAGAGGGAGGGGGTTGTTTGCGACGAAGAATATTGAAGCTGGGAGTTTGGTGCTGATTAGTAAAGCAGTTGCAACTGAGAGAGGTATTCTGCCGGGGCATGATTTGGATGAGAATGCTCAATTAGTTATGTGGAAGACTTTTACTGAGAAAGTGTTGGATTCTGTGGCTAAATGTTCGAGAACGTGTGGTTTGATTAGTACATTGTCGAGTGGTGAAGATGAGGATGAGCTTGAGGTGCCTGAGATCAATGTGTTTAGGCCTGTGTCGGAGGAATTTGGGAACTCAAGTGAGAAGAAGGTTGATGTGAGTAGGATTCTGAGTATTTTGGATGTCAATTCGATTGTTGAGGATTCAATTTCGTCTAAGGTTTTGGGGAAGAACAGTGATTACTATGGTGTTGGGCTTTGGATGCTTGCTTCATTTATCAACCATTCATGTGTTCCAAATGCTAGGCGTTTGCATGTTGGGGACTATGTGGTAGTTCATGCTTCGAGAGATGTCAAGGCTGGTGAGGAGCTAACATTTGCATATTTCGATGTGCTGAATCCGTTGGAGAAGCGCAACGAAATGTCAAAGACTTGGGGATTTGGGTGCAGCTGCAGGAGGTGTAAGTTTGAGGCTGAAGTTTGTTTAAGGCAAGAAGGCATTGGAGAGATTGAGATGGGTTTTGAAAGAGGGATGGATGCAGCTGCTGCTGTCTATAGGCTGGAGGAAGGCATGAGAAAATGGAAGGTGAAGGAGAAGGAAAAAGGGTACTTGAGAGCTTCATTTTGGGCTGCATATGGCTCAGAGAAGTTGATGAGAAGTTGGGGAAGACGGATCCCGACGATGGAGTCTGTGGTTGATAGCATTGTGGAAGCTGTGGGAAGTGATGAGAGGGTGTTGAAGATGGTGGTGGAGAAGCTAAAGAAGGGTAATGGTGGCAGTTCAGTGGTGGAAATAGAAAGAGCTCTGAAGTTGGGAAGAGGAGTGTATGGGAAAGTAATGAAAAAGCAAGCAATGAAGAGTCTTCTAGGCCTTGGCATTCTTGAACCCAGCTATTGA
- the LOC101301672 gene encoding CASP-like protein 2-like yields the protein MKTAAASGLVLEGSEAHKSIPKVRVSRVLSVLDFILRVVAALGTLASAIAMGTSRQTLPFVSQFARFKANYKDLPTFTFFVIVNSIVCVYLVLSLPVSIVHIIWTGAVKSRIMLVIFDTAMMGLLTAGASSATAIVFLAHYGSSSANWFPFCRQFNNFCERISGSLIGSFVAVVVIILLIILSSVAISRR from the exons ATGAAGACAGCAGCAGCATCAGGACTAGTACTCGAGGGTAGCGAAGCCCACAAATCAATCCCAAAGGTGAGGGTGAGCAGAGTGCTATCTGTTCTCGATTTCATTCTGCGAGTAGTTGCAGCCCTCGGAACACTAGCAAGTGCCATTGCCATGGGAACCAGCAGGCAAACACTTCCCTTTGTCTCACAGTTTGCTCGATTCAAGGCTAATTACAAGGATCTTCCCACATTTAC GTTCTTTGTGATTGTCAATTCAATTGTATGTGTCTACCTTGTGCTTTCACTTCCGGTGTCTATTGTCCACATAATCTGGACTGGAGCAGTGAAAAGTAGGATCATGTTGGTGATCTTCGACACG GCAATGATGGGTCTTCTAACTGCTGGAGCATCCTCAGCAACAGCAATAGTGTTCCTGGCACACTATGGCAGCTCAAGCGCCAATTGGTTTCCATTTTGCCGCCAATTTAACAACTTCTGTGAGCGCATTTCAGGTTCTCTCATCGGCTCTTTCGTCGCCGTTGTTGTGATTATACTGCTAATCATATTGTCTTCTGTCGCGATCTCTCGCCGCTAG